A genome region from Streptomyces antimycoticus includes the following:
- a CDS encoding TetR/AcrR family transcriptional regulator C-terminal domain-containing protein, with the protein MCDLGNALLAALTDAGLPRARATGTVFGLLHFVLGHTIEEQAREGLRAAKQWDPDRVVAAAGDFHGLAAGLAAFETASPDERLADGVGGILDGVRHRVGVRKGGGDSASGAVS; encoded by the coding sequence GTGTGCGACCTGGGCAACGCACTCCTCGCCGCCCTCACGGACGCGGGCCTGCCGCGCGCCCGGGCGACCGGCACGGTCTTCGGCTTGCTGCACTTCGTCCTCGGTCACACCATCGAGGAGCAGGCGCGCGAGGGACTGCGCGCCGCGAAGCAGTGGGACCCGGACCGCGTGGTGGCGGCCGCAGGCGACTTCCACGGACTCGCCGCGGGCCTGGCCGCCTTCGAGACGGCGAGCCCCGACGAACGCCTCGCCGACGGCGTGGGAGGGATCCTCGACGGGGTCCGGCACCGGGTGGGCGTCCGGAAGGGCGGCGGCGATTCTGCTTCCGGGGCGGTTTCGTAA
- a CDS encoding NAD(P)H-binding protein: MRIAVTTPTGNVGRHVVATLVRAGVRPRVLLRDPARLAPEVRDAVDAVPVDQYDADAVVAATTDIDALFWVNPAGGSGDPLAEYDRATRSVVRAVTENRIGRVVFQSSVGAEKRHGAGEIDGLAQTETALDGTGVDVTHLRCGYFFTNLELQLGALRTGTLQVILPLDQPMAWVAPRDIAEVAATRLLSPTWSGRCVQAVHGPADLTWREVSDILTAATGRRIAVEQITDDAMRTQLHQAGMAESLVEAVIGMSTGLREDFVPEQRRSLRTTTPTTLGAWAYDHLRHRLADAS; the protein is encoded by the coding sequence ATGCGCATCGCTGTCACCACCCCGACCGGAAACGTCGGCCGCCATGTCGTCGCCACGCTGGTCCGCGCCGGGGTCCGGCCGCGCGTCTTGCTGCGCGACCCCGCCCGGCTGGCGCCGGAGGTGCGAGACGCGGTGGATGCCGTGCCGGTCGACCAATACGACGCCGATGCGGTGGTGGCGGCGACCACCGATATCGACGCGCTGTTCTGGGTGAACCCGGCCGGCGGCAGCGGGGACCCACTCGCCGAATACGACCGCGCCACCAGGAGCGTGGTCCGCGCCGTCACCGAGAACCGGATCGGCCGCGTCGTCTTCCAAAGCAGCGTAGGCGCCGAGAAACGTCATGGTGCCGGTGAGATCGACGGCCTGGCACAGACCGAGACCGCTTTGGACGGCACGGGCGTCGATGTCACCCACCTCCGCTGCGGCTATTTCTTCACCAATCTCGAGCTTCAACTCGGGGCCCTACGAACCGGCACCCTCCAGGTGATCCTTCCGCTCGACCAACCCATGGCCTGGGTGGCGCCGCGCGATATCGCCGAGGTCGCCGCCACCCGTCTCCTCTCCCCCACCTGGTCGGGACGCTGCGTACAGGCCGTTCATGGGCCCGCCGACCTCACCTGGCGAGAGGTCAGCGACATCCTCACCGCTGCCACCGGTCGGCGGATCGCCGTCGAACAGATCACGGACGACGCCATGCGCACCCAGCTCCACCAGGCGGGGATGGCCGAGAGCCTGGTGGAGGCCGTGATCGGAATGTCGACCGGTCTGCGCGAAGACTTCGTACCCGAACAGCGCCGCAGCCTGCGGACCACCACCCCGACCACCCTCGGCGCCTGGGCCTACGACCACCTCCGGCACCGGCTCGCCGACGCGTCGTAA